From one Caldithrix abyssi DSM 13497 genomic stretch:
- a CDS encoding circadian clock KaiB family protein yields the protein MEKIILKVFINSSSAEQRAMVQNLGEILKQEYEDNFHLTVYDIQQDKKEARHYGILAIPTIVRIKPQPERRFIGNISSREEVISLIQSN from the coding sequence ATGGAGAAGATAATTTTAAAAGTGTTCATTAACAGTTCCTCTGCGGAACAACGAGCCATGGTTCAAAATTTAGGCGAAATTTTAAAGCAAGAATATGAGGATAATTTTCATTTAACGGTCTATGATATCCAGCAGGACAAAAAGGAAGCACGCCACTATGGTATCTTAGCGATTCCCACAATTGTCAGGATTAAGCCACAACCGGAACGTCGTTTTATCGGCAATATTAGCTCCAGGGAAGAAGTTATTTCTTTAATTCAATCGAACTAA